A window of Bradyrhizobium sp. AZCC 1719 genomic DNA:
CCACGAAAGATTGTCCGGACAGTTCGCTCATCTTCTGGCAGAGCAGGCGCGAGAGCGTGTCGGTGGCGCCGCCGGCTGGAAAGCCGTTGACGTACTTCACGGGCCGGATCGGCCAGGCCTCTGCCGCGCGTCCCGCACGCGGCACAAGCCACGGCGCGGCGACGGAAGAGCCAAGGAGCGCAAGCGCGCGACGGCGGTCGATAGACAGCGGCATCGGTGTCCTCCCCTTTTACGCCATGCGCCGTGTCGCAGCTTTTCGCTGTTCTCTTCTCCTTCGCTCCGTCTTCGATCGGCGTTCCGCGACGATCTCTGACGAGAGGTGGGGCGCGTTCGGCTGACACAGCTTACGGGCTGTGCGCGATGCTGGGAACCCGCTCACCAAAACAAAAGGGTCCCGACGATGGCGCAGTCCGTTTCACCCCGGGGCACTCGACCTGCATCTGTGATCTGGCCCACACGCGGTTCAAACCACCTGCCCTACACTTTCGCCCATGGTGCTCGAGTTCCGGGGACGGATATGGACGACGAGTTTTGCAGGGAAAGGGCAAGGACAGTCAGGGCCCTCGCCGAGCAAGCTGACCCGTTGGTCAAGAGGCGGCTGCTGCAACTGGCCTCCCACTACGAGCGCAGGATCACGCGGCCATCCGATATCCGGGGCAACCAGACGGCGACAGTGTCCCGGCCGTTTGAGGGCGCTTGGGAGCAAGAGGTCGAGCCATCGACCGAACGACCAGACCCTGATCGTCAATAGCCTGCCCCTACGCACTGACGCCGCCAGGGCAGCATTCTCTATCGGCGTGCACCGCGCGGTTTGACTGCCCCCTTCTTCCACAGCCGAAATCCGCCCTCGAACGCATTGGTGTTGGCGCCGAGGCGGACCTTGCGCGGCAGCTTGTCGATCTTGTCGGCGTTTCCGCCGCCCAGCATGACGTAATCCGGCTCCAATGCAGCGAGCAGACGCTTCAGGACGTCATCGACCGAGCGTTGCCATTTCTTCCTGCCAAAGCGCTTGAGGGCTGCGGCGCCGACGCATTGCTCGAACGTCTTGCCGTTGCGGTACGGCAGGTGAGCGAGCTCCATCGGTTCCAGAATGCCATCCACGATCATCGCAGAGCCGAGACCCGTTCCGAGCCCTAAGAAAAGCATCCGGCCGCCCTGGTAGCTGCCGATCGCC
This region includes:
- a CDS encoding ROK family protein — its product is MAKKTAKRASRHTILVIDVGGSRVKVMTSRERTRRAFASGPELSAKVMVRKVKALTKDWSYDLIAVGYPGPVVNNRPLSEPHNLGQGWAGFNFEKAFGRPTKVVNDALMQAIGSYQGGRMLFLGLGTGLGSAMIVDGILEPMELAHLPYRNGKTFEQCVGAAALKRFGRKKWQRSVDDVLKRLLAALEPDYVMLGGGNADKIDKLPRKVRLGANTNAFEGGFRLWKKGAVKPRGARR